Genomic segment of Cottoperca gobio chromosome 23, fCotGob3.1, whole genome shotgun sequence:
gtaaagatgaCAGTAAAAATAAGGTCATGAAATACGGCCAACAATAATACATATCTGACAACTAGCTGTCCTTTTTTTAGGGATGCTTAGtattaaaaatgcacatttgatACAAGTAAAACCGATCAGGACTagattttattcatattaatatactTTTTATGTAGAAAACTGCACGTTCTCTGAATAACATCtatttgtctcacacacacactcccagtgATTGTGTCCATGCAAAccactagggctgcaactaatgattattttcattgtcggTCAATCTGTCGATTATCTtctcgattaatcgattagttgtttgatctataaaatgtcaggaaaatgTTGATCAGTGTTTTCCAAAGCCCCAAGATGACGgactcaaatgtcttgttttgtccacaacttaaagatattcagtttactgtcatagaggagtaaagaaaccagaaaatattcacatttaagaagctggaataagagaattttgactttatttttcttaataaaTTACTGCTACCGATTATCAATATGGTTGCCGATTAATTTATTGTTTGACAACTAGtcgattaatctttgcagctcttcAAACCTTCTGCACCACTGCGACTACCAGCACTGCTGTCTGCTCCTGTTGCAGCAAAGGGGTGGATGGCAAGGTGGGGGCATGTTAATCATTGGGTCATCTATTAGTAAAGACCCAAGGATCACTGTAatgcttgctgctgctgctgctgctgctgcaccccCTCACCCACCCCCCACTTGTGTCAGTGAAACAGAGCCTGTAACCTGAGAGAGCCCATTGCCTGCCACCCAGCCCCAGCTGGAGAAACCCAACACACAGCCTGCATGTGGGTGATGGTTCACTTAGATCGGTTGACGGGCTGTCAGCTCACCAGCAGCAGGGCATGTTGggggaaataaaaaagatgggaattagcagggggggggggaatgaaagaagaaacaaaataattattttgggTCATATTATACCCCAAACAGTTTTATATGATTGCACCATGCACTGTGAGGCCTCATGTCATAAAACAAAGCATAGAAGAGTTATCCTGACTCTTCTCTAAACATAGATGAGTATAACTTGAGCCACTGGGGCCTTCATTAAAGAATGTTTTCGCATACGGCAGATTTACTGCTAAAAGCTTCACTATGGAAAAAGCCAACAGTGATTGATCATAACTCGCAGCAGACAGCCCATGGGCCTAATGTGGAGCCTCGGGGCATCGTAATGCCTTAAAAGGCCACAACGGCACAGGTCACCTGACCACCCTGCTCAGTAAAGACCAATCAGACAGCTGGTATTACGTCATGGAGGCCCACAGTTTGTCTTGACCAACGCATTGCGGATAAAACTGAagctttaaatatttcattgaGGATCTCAGGTTTCGGGACTTCTGGAGGTCAGGACTGTGAAGAGACAGATAGCCTCCCCctctccatcatcatcatcctcctcttcctcctcctctttttgaTGCAGGAGAAGGCTGAAAACAGAGGGCTGGGTTTTTATAGCTAAAAGAGTCCGCTGTGAACAATAGTCCTTCAAAAAGGGGATTTCAAATAAAGCACACTGGCAGTAAGGTTGTCCCAGCTACTGCTTTCACATACTTACAACATGCTTCTGGGCTATTTATAAAACAGTAAACTCACCAGAAGGGATGCAACAATTTTGGCTGTATAATGGCAGGTGTCACAGGAAGCGTTTGCGCCCCTTTAGTTTAAGAGGAACTGAATCAGAACTGAAGATCATTGAGACTTCAAATTCTGCATTAAAAACTGGAGAAGTGGAGTTTGTAAGATGAGGGCTTTAACCGAGCAGGGAGGGTCAAATGAAAGAGTGaattgagttgcattgtgggaattgcaggaaacattgtttttgaaGCTTGACACATACTAGtagggactaaaagtcaggataccTCTGCTGCTTCGATTCTGCCCATCTTTATTCTATCTCTTCTAGGTCGCCCTAACTTCACCGAAGTGCAATACATTGCTTGAGTACTCCTTTAATTTGTAACCACAGTATTGTGATTCAATGTGAGGAAATACTGTAGCTCTGAACATGTCTGCCCTTATAACAGCTATCTCTTTTGTTGGAACACAGACGCGTGTCAATCACCTCACTGACATTCCTGGCCGGGATGAAGACCCTCTAGGGCTCTGGTTTGGACAGGCTGGAGCTGGCCCGGCACAggatgtacagtacagtacggagagagaggtgtgtgtacAGGAAGAGAAAATAGATCCTCATAATATATTGTGAGGCAATGCAATCCAACTTCTTACTACTACCTCAAAAGGACGACACAGTGTCAAGAAAGATTCAGCACAAATGTCTCATCTGTAGTGATTCTAAGGATACAACTGCATTACATTTGAAGGTGTTCTTGGTAGTTTGTCTACCTTTTATTCAGTATACATGACAGAAAGCAaggaaaatgactttaaaatgcCAGGCAGACTTTAAATTCCTACACAATAACTGGAGTGTAACTTCTCGTCGCTGCACTGCTACAGCaaataatgaacacaaacaggaagagagagcagattGCTGCGTGACAGAATACATTTTTCAGAGTAGAAGGGATTAAACAGCCTTATGTCACAGCATTTATTTCCCCCCCTGCTGTGATTATACTGAGGGGGTTTTAGAAGAGGATTGAGGATGAATGAGACAGCGCCCTCACCTGGCTCACTTGTGTGCATCCATCATTGCATGTGAAGGCTGCCCTCACAGCAAGGTTAATCTCCCATGGTCCAATGtccccttcaaaataaaaccccaGTCAGAAGCTCAGATGCTTAGCAGATTTGGCGCAGATCACTGCAGTATACAAGACTTATGCAATGCTATATAAACCCAACCAGCACTTAGAAGGGTTGACACAACGGTCACTCAATGTAGCGGGTAATAGAACTACTAAAACTCAGAGGCAAGATCTGTGTGTCTTTCATCACCCCCGTTTCAGACTGGAAGTTCTGGGGTACTAACCTCATTCTCAAGTTACACAGGGATCAGGTCAGACAGTGGCTCATATTGTGCAAGCTGACTGAGACATGGGTGATACAGTCGAGTGTAGTGCCACACTGACACCTTGTGGTAGAGCTGCTGTTAcaactataataataaaatcccTTGTGTGTTAGTGGCCTTTGTAATTGCACccatatatagaaatataaaatgtattatatattattgcaCAGTTGTAAAGCAAAgtatacaatgtaaaaatatttctaaaatataatatggttaatatattatatatataaaaatatatatataaaaatattatattatatattaaattatgtatacagtatataaatataaatatatataaaaataatatatatatatatatatatattatatatatatatatatatatatatatatatattttatatattaatatattattttatatattaatatatatattttatatattatatgtatattatattatataaatatgtatgatatatacacagtatataaatatgaatattatatgtatacacaaatatacattatatgtatacaaaaaaaatatatatatatatacatacacatgtacatacatatatacatatacacacacattatatgtatacaatatatttaaaatgtaatgatcCGTTTTCACATTTTGAGTGATTCTGTACGTGAACATAATAAGTGTGTTTGAGAGGATTGTAATAAGTATATTTAACTCATTTTGCTGCAGTTGGAATTCTGCTCACTGAGAAAGTAGCGGGAGATTTAGACAAACACTTATCAGACGATAAGAATGAACATGTTTCGACTTGTGTGAAACAAAGAAAGTACACAGATGTTGCCATTTAAGTTCAGAGCACTGAAACTTTAAAATGAGATTTGAAAGAAACCTTGCTGCATGAAAAGACTCAGGGTTATTACAATTTTGATAGAATTGTAAATTGAATGCGTTCTGacattatataaatatgcaacatgttaatgttttctgcagctcatacagtatatatatcagGAGGTCACAGCACACTGAGTGGAACAGTAGAGAATCATCAGCCCCAGACAAAGACCTTTTATACACattgaatgttttattaaaaaaagaagttatAACAGTTTATTTTATACACAACTATTTATGAGGTTATAAGCCTATTAATAGAGAGCATTTGTCTTTTTGACAAGCATGCCCACTTCacaatgcaaagaaaaacaagaggagGGCAAAGAGGGTGATAAAAATAAGACCAAGGATGGACTTttcaaaaaccaaaacaaaataaaccttTTGACTTTTAACCCTCAAGTATCACACACTAGGTAACACATACATAGTTtctattgaaaaaaaaaaaagaactgccATTTTCCATGCTGTGTGCGCCTGCTAAATCCCCAGATGGCAGCAGTTGGCCAGCACAGGGCACAAATCCACACAAGCACAAGACTGGGGGTGGGAGGTGTGCACCAAGCGAGCCTCGACTCCACACCAGAAGCATGCAAGTGCACAAGGAGACAGTCAACACACGGGGGTTGGTGATATTACAGGATCAGGGAGCTGGCTCTCTGCAGCAGTGCTGATAACGCGGAGGATGGACCCTGGACGTCCTGTCTATTTATTAGTGATAGACCAGTCCATTCGCTTAGCTGAGGCCCTTCATCCTTACTGTATCTGGCAGGGtgtgggggagtgtgtgtgtgtgtgtgtgtgtgtgtgtgtgtgtgtgtgtgtgtgtgtggctatgGCTCTGCGCTGGAGCTTCTCTGCAGGTCTGGAGTTAGAATTTTGAGGCCACGCCAATCATGTCAATGTGGTTCTCTGGAGTCAAAACTGTGTGTAGTTCAGACTTTTGTTATATGTATGGTCTTAAagcagacgaggaggaggaggggaggaagccaaaaggaaataaaaaaagcacaataaaCTTGTTTTTCCAGACTTTTTCAAAAATAGTTTAGAATTCAAGATGCAATGGGACGCATAATCATTCACTGGTTTGAGGAAGTTCTCTTTAGTTCTTGACTCGAGTTAAAGACAACCTGAAACACAAAGGCAGTAATTACTTCTATTGAccttgaataataaaaaaaaaaggagcaaaatgGAGGGCAGTGAAATCAGATGGTTGTCATGTTTACCAGAGCAACACCAGGCCACAGCCGAGTATATCATCGATTTATTGCCCAGCAGACGCAAATAATATCAAACTGATACCAAACCTATGATTCTACCCAAACACAAAAGTCTTCTTTTGAAAAAGACAATAGCATTAGTTCCCTGTTGCACCATTGCATCATAATGTGCTATTTTATTACAATTCTCAACGCggatatactgtattttcagCACTCAAGTACAATACTGCACAAATGTAAGGTAAAACAAGAATTCCAATCTGAATggcttaaaaacaaaaacaaaaactcaagaTCAAGTTCTCATCAGTGTGATATTGTAACAGTGGCGTTTGATAGCCAAGATTAAAAAAGGGAGGTctctttaatgaataaataaatatgtataggCACAAGCCAATTGTGAGAGTGGGGATCTGCATAGTGTGCAGATTTGTTCCTTTTGAGTGAATGTGGATCACAAACGTCACCACAAACATCTTGAACACAGGAAAACATTCACATAGCTTTATATCGCCTTAAAACATGTCACAAAAGTTAGCTCTGCAACAGTTCAAATGGCTGCATCCTGCTGGAAGCTAACCCCCCCGAGCGAACATTCAAAACCTCCCCGGGCTGGATGAGAGAAACTCTTCGGGGAAAATATTggatataaaaaaactaaaaaataaaaatgaaggaaGTGTCTCTGTTCTAAAATCGCGATTCATACGCGGTGATAATTATGAGCAcagaattgttgtttttttggagaAAATCCAAAGTCTTAAAAAGGTCTGAAGCACACTTTTGATTGCTGTatcaggctctctctctctctctataggtCAAACATCACCCCACAGTTTGAAATCACTCACACTCATCTGTACAACTCTGAATCTGCAAGAAGAGGACAAGCAGGCATGTCTATGGAGCATCTTACATTTAACCACACAACAGACACTAACTAAAAATCAGATGTAAAGTAATGCTTTATCAGGTAAGTATACCAAACTAGCTAACTATCTGTATTACAGCCATATAGCAAATGTTGTTAAGTTGAAGTCAACACCCAGCGAAACTAACTATCCTGTCATAAACACAGTTCAACAAATATTAGTATGATCTCCATCCTTTCAATACGTCCCGGGTGAAAATGTTGCTCACTATGCAAGATGCCACCAAACTGTATTTCAAACCTGAGCCAGAAAAGTCTAACAATCCTAGATTAGCTCAAATAAACCCGATGCCACTCAGCGCTGGGTAATTCCCCTGATTTGCGACAGAGTGAAACATTAAGATGTACAATCACAACTTACACAGAATCACATTGCAGAAAGAGAATTACTTTTGACCTTCATGgctttttttttagaaacatgGTTTTTGGGGGCTTCTTCAATGGTCACCTGTCCTTTTTGTGATGAGGCACAGACAAAGGGGTTGAGATCAGACGTGATAAGGTGACCTTTCAAGTATGATTCAGCTTTCAATGTCCCACTTAGGATCCACAATCTGCCACAAAGCAGCCAGTGATTCTTACTGCAATCTATGAAGTGAATACATTTCAaggtttcatttttttttttctaggtAGTTTGAGTGCCATGTTAGCCTCGACAAGCAACACTCGGTCAGTGTTTTGGGTTCAACACAGAGTTTTCACGAGGCTACAGAGAGGTGTCTCATCACTGTACAAGGTAgatgctgtacacacacacacaaaaaaaaatgcaaacatgtttgaccccccccccccccaatcggGCAAAAAGAATatacaggaaataaaaagacGGAAAAACAGCCTAAAGGTCAAAGAGATTAAAATTTCTTTCCACGCATCATGGATTTACATTTGATGCCACATTGAatcaaaaatgaataaaaccagttttgttttattttttaaataagaaatccAATCCAGATGAAATTAAATCCCCTCAACAAAAATTGCTACAAGCCTAAATGTCATACATCGGGCTcttattttataatcttcaaaCTAATGATCCAAATAGAGTTCCTGGTAAGCAGACAGCTATCAGTGGAATGTGAGGACGATGCTACGCAAACTGGAATCTTCaataaatcatttcatttttactCAGATCCACTCCGTAACATTATGACCACTTTTGTTGCTTTTCCCTAAAGTTAAAAACTGACTTTGGTGCTGGTTTTCTAAATCCACCAGAAGAGGTGATGATTACATTCTTTCTCTACCTGAAAACCAATAATattaaagagaaatgtgttttaaaagcagGACAGGTGATTGAAAGCCAGTAGCATCCTGCACGATGAGAATGTTTGATGCGCCTCCTGACAGAAAACCAGAAAGAATGTAATCATATGACGGTTAAGAAAAAAGGTAAAAGGTATCAGTTGCCATCATACCAAGTGAGTCTGACCAGAATCTCCACATTCACCACTTCCGTCTTCATTGCCTCTGTGCACGAGTCTTCCATACAGTTCATGCAGCTAGTGTACGTTTCCACAAATCAACACTAGAAGCCCTCAACATGTCTTTGTCACCACATTGTCACTCGCCCTGTAACGAGACATGTATTTCATTAATTAGTTTTCCAAGACCTGACCTACTTTAGCATTTATATTCGCTGCACAGCGGCACATGTAGACgggcagctgcagcaggtcaACAAAgagtaacaaaaaaaaggaacgtGCTAAGGTAGCATCCAAGGTGCAGACATGTCTCAATCAATATGTTGAAAAAGATATGCTCAGGAAGCATTCAGGGTTGATTTATGAGCGTCTTTTAACACTAAaccttttgtatttgtttggcTGGCTCTAAAACAGTCTCGACTGCGGGATAATACTGCAGAGTTGTACACCCAGGCAAGCAAGACCTTAGCAGCTCTGTAATGGAGCAACTAACAAACATGTCAGTCAGAATCATTTAGCATTGTggaaaaagaaagcaaattagGATTCAGGTCAAACATAtgcacttttatatattttaaaaagtgaaatttGAGTAAAGAAACGAGATGTTCACGGGCAGATTTCCTGCCTACGCTTACATGACACACCTTAAAAATGCAGAGATGACGGGGAGAGAGAGTAATGAAAGCAATGGCGACATCGGTGTAGGGGAGAAACAGCTACAGAATGAGAGAGGTGTCTGTCAAACACACCAAAGGCTAAATATCCATAAAAATCCTtgtttagtaataataataataataataataataataataataataataataataataaaaaaatcaacttgtttaaatatgaatattataagTCTGCTTTTCTCATGGTTAGGAAATCAAATATAGTCTCTGTGGGGGTTAAAGGTGGAGGCGGGACGGGGGAGCTATCACTACAACTCCATGTCCTGGGCCTCGTCTTCTGAGAAATCAGACATGGAGCTTTCAGATGAAGAGTCGCCTGCaccctcttcctgctccttcaGAGCCTCCTCTGTTGCATATTTCTGGATGTACTCTGTGGAGAGGAACAGAGACAAAACAGAGAGTCTGGTCAGACAGGAAAAAGTGACAGCCTCAACTCCCAGAGAATAAACAATGATCCGAATGACTTATATTTTCTCAGGTTATAAAATTGGGGGAAATATTTGTTTCCCCCCAGATGTgcaataatttaaaaatgtaaatagtttGAACCTTTGATTTTCTGCTTGTACTCCTCTGGCCGGTGCAGGTACATGGCGGCTGCGTCTCCATTCAGGGGGTCGATGGGGTTTGGGTAAGCCAGCAGCTGGGGCAGGAACGACTCAAAGATGTTGGTCAAATCTGGGGAAGAAGGCAACAGTTTACCACTTTACCAAACTGAAAGAAATGAGTCATCAGACAATTATATAACCGGGTGATTCAATGGCACAGTTTCCACCAGACCTCACCGTTAAACTGAAGGAACATGATGGAGAATTGCTCACCCAATAATCTGCCAATTACATGTTTAGTATAAAACTGCTGCCAatcaatgtacacacacgtcaGTCAGGGATGACCACACAAAATATGTAAAGTGTACATGTTAGCAACAAGAACACCAAGTAAAACTCTCAGCCTGGTATCCTCACAGAGGCTACAACAACACTAATCCCTTTCACTAGCTTTCTGCTAGCAGGCCTCAGCTTTCTCTCAGAGTCGAGGCCTAGTGGAAAAACATGCAATTCTGTCCTCATCTCCTAGATGTCACTGTTGGGTCGATTCAAGTGGGAAAGCAAACCCTTTCTTCGAGTCTATTGTACAGCATTATCATGTTGATTTAATCAGAGCTCCCTCTTGAATCATTACAGACGATGCCTGGTTGATTGGTCTTTTCTTTCCACGTTTGTCCGATCAAACACCAAACACCAAACACAACTAAATCAGCAGCATGTTACGTACCTGTGCACAAATGTGCTTCTCACAAAAGGTTTGAATTAGCATTAAGAGATAAAGGAAACGACACTGGAATCACACTTCCTTCTGAATCAAGTTGCTTAAATTCCATTTATGGTTTTAACATTCGTCTTTGGAGTCGTATCAGGAACAGCAGTGAAAATAAATCGGGAAGGATGCTGAAACATCTGAAAGGGGCATTACGGTAAAGCCATTTAAATTGCTCAACAGCTATTTTAGCCCCGTGGAGGCGCAGTGATGAGAAATTAATGGGCACAGGGACATGGAGAGGAGCAAAGAGACACGCGGTGACAGTGAGAAGAGCAACTGGGTGACAAACAGTAACTACAATCATGTGAGCGTGTCCGCGCCTCTCACAGCTGACTCACAGTAAATCATTCCTGTTGAAGGTCAATGTTTTCTGACCCTTGCTGGGTGAGGGTATTACCTTGTTAGTGATCACTTCTCCCCTCAGTAAGTAGATTACAACCAAATGTGCACCACTGCCTAATGTGGCCACACTTACTAGCGAGGGGCCCGCAGTTACCTTTTTGGTGCTGATGGCACTGTGTCAAGTGCTTTGCACATAATCACACAGACCCCAGTGGGGAAACTTAATATGGACACATAAGCAGTTAGGCCACTCACCATAAAGGGCTGTCCATGTCTGGTTGATGACATCTAAGCACACTGTCCCTGACCTGGGAAACCGAGAAGACAACACAGTTAGAGGGGGAAGAGCGAAGAGCGAAGTCCAGTCCGCTTCCCTAAACGGACCAGTGTCAATGGTTCAACACGGCTTGTCCTTTTGCAAATGTGGCCTTTTGTTGCCCAACAGTGGAGGACATAAGTGATATACTTCTTGCAGCACTTATGACTTGTGTGGCAGTCAATTGTTTAAGGAGAGTTCGGGAGATTCTTGTCAAACTATCATGTGACCAGGTCGGACATAGCAGGTAGTTAAAtatattactttaaaaacagaGCGATGACAAAGCTAGGTTTGAAATATGAGGTGATTTGACTCCACGTTTTGCTCTTGAAGTTAtatcaatacatttacattttacattcacCTGTTGTCTGTGGAATTATAATGTCACTACTTGTACTGTACAAATGTTACCGTGGAGTCAGCCTCAGTTTACTAGCTGGTATTTACTTTGTCAGTTGCGTCCTGGTGATTCCTGTAAAGCTTTCGGATGAGAACCGCCTGAATGCACCATTATTTTTGGTCTTTGTGAGACTAAACTGTCCTATTTGGAGAGGAGGCACAGGTTCAGCCTGTCCATCGGGTCCTCCCAGAGACCAACCTTCACAGACCGTGTCCTTCAGGAGATCTGGCCTCTTAAGCAGAGGATTACTGAGAAACAAAGAGCTTGACCAGGTTCAATACGTGTGTGATTTGCAGCTGTTAGAAGACTGTAACAAAACTGGTGGCTGATATAAAAAGGTTAGCGTAGTTTACAACAGAAGCTgaactttaaaaagaaagaaagaaatattagATGAGCTACACAAGCCAATAAATATTGACAAATCAAATACGTGACTGAAATCAACTTACGCTTCGTCAATGTTGGGATGAAAAATCTTGTTCATGAATCCTGAAAAAGCAAAGTAGAGATGAGCAAAGTGTAACCCCCGTTAAAATTTGACAGCACCTCATGAGATACTGGAGCTCCTACCTATTGATGGCGATTTGAAAGGATATTTGTCAGGAAGATCTACTCGCACCTTCCACACGCCTCCCTCGTACGGAGCTGAACATGAGGAGGGGACACAACAAGTAATGAGAGCACTGTTGagactttcattccattcaacACCATATGTCATCCTTTATGCACTCTAATGGATTTAGACACTGCAGGTTATATCAATATTCTGCACTCCTTTCTCCGCtctcagaaaaacaacagcgAGAGGACCACATGAGAAATGAGCTACACATTCTACTTCCCTTTGCTATGTTCTTGTATCTTATGCAGTAATGCGTTTCATCCTTTACTTTCATatcaacacacagacagttgAAGAGAATGACATTGCGTGACCCTTATGTGGCGTTCTGAAAAAGCACATAGAAGACAGAAAGCTCACTTGCTGAGGATGAATGGCGGTGAGAGTgtgcacattacacacacacacacacacacacacacacacacacacacacacacacacacacacacacacacacacacacacacacacacacacacacacacacacacacacacgacagtgTCTTTTTATTTGGCACATTTACGAGGCATCATAAACGGGGTCAAACACCAACTGCCTCTCTTTACTGATGCGTAAGTGCCAGTGGTTTTAGTGCAGCAGATGTTGTGAGCAGCACATGGAAGAAGTATTTCCTGCTGATGAGGCCACACTCCCCTCGAGCCCAGCTCCGCTCTTTTACACTTTGTGGCCTCGGCCTTTGGTTTCAAGTCATTTAGCGTTTCTGACGTCCTGTTTAAAGTTTAACCAAACGTCAGATTGTTAAGATTTGTGTGTGAAACTGGTTTTATGAATTGTACATGTGTGGTCAGAGATGGGAGATCATTCAAGATCCAAAGTGGTGGACACTCAAAGAAACATTGCTTACATTtctttcataaaaataaaaaaagagaacactTACTTCCTTGTGGTCCGAAAAACTTCACTACAAATTCATTGAGTCCACTGAGGATGGTGACTTCATGCTTGCTCTCAATGCTGTAAGGCTGTTAAGGACAACATCTTCGCATGGCTGCATAcacataaatgaataatattcaGGAGTACTAGCAATTTGGCTTCTCTTAAATGGTAATTCAGCTGCAGTGGTTTCCAGTGTAACACATGTGTT
This window contains:
- the ube2h gene encoding ubiquitin-conjugating enzyme E2 H, which produces MSSPSPGKRRMDTDVVKLIESKHEVTILSGLNEFVVKFFGPQGTPYEGGVWKVRVDLPDKYPFKSPSIGFMNKIFHPNIDEASGTVCLDVINQTWTALYDLTNIFESFLPQLLAYPNPIDPLNGDAAAMYLHRPEEYKQKIKEYIQKYATEEALKEQEEGAGDSSSESSMSDFSEDEAQDMEL